One window of the Octopus sinensis linkage group LG9, ASM634580v1, whole genome shotgun sequence genome contains the following:
- the LOC115215628 gene encoding uncharacterized protein F54F2.9, which translates to MAPTGGLSTCLLSFWLACGIVIAWDSDHLELFDLVEEIGSNFYEVLGVDETASATEIRRAYRKLSLQLHPDKNKAPDAEKKFLEMVSVYEVLKDPEKRQRYNDVLKNGLPDWKQPVFYYRRVRKMGLLELSVLMFLILTVGQYLVIWSVYLERKFTVEENYASKLKKSEKKSRKKAAMCENEIEAEFKEELDAISRPQLIDLWPLRLTCWLYTNTLSIPLYYCLLRQYLISWRERCKEVEVEEEKTPIQEPVKKVKKRQRIELPEYSAETFASTAAVAYTPSIDITLDSKPEQKIKSGVEWNEEEYALLARAIAKYPGGTTGRWEKVAEMVARPVSEVISKSKSNKKNILANSISGLQDSVNVKPTTKSNFVNDNIISTKMNSEVFLDTMYGSQTPSEEKGLSSNQKKKNNIKTVAQNIGSIETVESEKVQTNSVPSKSLSTTDRSNSSSHSSHIKVTDEMSRDTPDFWSQADQMTFEKMLRLYPKGTELRWEKIAEKIPSKSKEDCILRFKYLVSMIKKKKESSAMT; encoded by the exons ATGGCGCCTACCGGTGGTCTGTCAACGTGTCTGTTGAGTTTCTGGCTTGCATGTGGCATTGTTATTGCTTGGGATAGTGATCATTTGGAACTTTTTGATCTTGTTGAAGAAATCGGCAGTAACTTCTATGAAGTTTTAGGCGTTGATGAG ACTGCTTCAGCAACAGAGATACGGCGAGCTTATCGCAAGCTTTCTTTGCAACTTCACCCTGATAAAAATAAAGCTCCTGATGCCGAAAAGAAATTCCTTGAG ATGGTGTCAGTTTATGAAGTTTTGAAAGATCCTGAGAAAAGACAAAG GTACAACGATGTTCTCAAGAATGGACTTCCTGATTGGAAGCAACCTGTTTTTTACTATCGGCGAGTTCGTAAAATGGGTTTACTTGAGCTTAGTGTTTTAATGTTCCTGATTCTGACTGTGGGCCAATACCTAGTCATCTGGTCAGTTTACTTAGAGCGGAAGTTTACTGTG GAAGAAAACTATGCAAGCAAGTTGAAGAAATCTGAGAAGAAAAGCCGTAAGAAAGCAGCAATGTGTGAAAATGAGATTGAAGCTGAATTTAAAGAGGAGTTGGATGCCATTAGTCGCCCCCAATTAATTGATTTGTGGCCACTACGTCTGACCTGCTGGCTCTATACAAACACCCTCAGTATTCCTCTCTACTACTGTCTACTTAGACAATATCTCATATCttggagagagagatgtaaagaagttgaagtggaagaagaaaaaaccCCTATTCAAG AACCAGTAAAGAAAGTCAAAAAACGTCAAAGGATTGAACTTCCAGAATATTCTGCAGAGACGTTTGCATCTACAGCTGCTGTAGCGTATACTCCTTCCATTGACATCACTCTTGATTCAAAGCCTGAACAaaaaataaag TCTGGTGTTGAATGGAATGAAGAAGAATATGCTTTGCTGGCCAGAGCTATTGCAAAATACCCTGGAGGAACTACGGGTCGGTGGGAAAAAGTAGCTGAGATGGTGGCTCGACCGGTTTCAGAG GTTATAAGCAAATcaaaaagcaacaagaaaaacATTCTAGCAAATTCTATATCAGGCTTACAAG atAGTGTAAATGTTAAACCAACAACAAAATCGAACTTTGTTAATGACAACATTATATCTACTAAAATGAATTCGGAAGTATTTTTAGATACAATGTATGGTTCTCAAACGCCAAGTGAAGAGAAAGGACTCTCatctaatcaaaagaaaaaaaacaatattaaaactgTAGCACAAAATATTGGTTCAATTGAAACAGTTGAGTCTGAAAAGGTCCAGACAAACAGTGTACCCTCAAAATCTCTATCAACTACTGATAGAAGCAATAGTAGCAGTCATAGTTCCCATATCAAAGTAACTGATGAAATGTCAAGAGACACTCCAGATTTCTGGTCTCAGGCTGATCAGATGACTTTTGAAAAGATGTTGCGGTTGTATCCAAAAGGTACTGAGTTAAGATGGGAAAAAATTGCTGAAAAAATCCCTTCAAAATCTAAG GAGGACTGCATTTTACGATTCAAATATTTGGTAAGCAtgattaaaaagaagaaagaaagttcAGCAATGACGTAA